The following are from one region of the Mycolicibacterium helvum genome:
- a CDS encoding aminotransferase class I/II-fold pyridoxal phosphate-dependent enzyme has protein sequence MSFLSLGPDELQAQYELQRQNYADLQAKKLSLDLTRGKPSAQQLDLSNPLLSLPGEQYRDEDGTDTRNYGGLHGLPGLRSVFGELLGIPVPNLIAGNNASLEMMHDIVVFSLLHGGVDSPRPWIEEPVVKFLCPAPGYDRHFAITESFGIEMISVPMLEDGPDVDLIEELVAADPAIKGMWCVPMFSNPTGTTYSWEVVRRLVQMHTAATDFRLFWDNAYAVHVLTLDFPRQVDILGLAEAAGHPNRPYVFASTSKITFAGAGVSFFGGSLGNIAWYLQYAGKKSIGPDKVNQLRHLLFFSDADGVRLHMLRHQQLLAPKFALALDILDTRLSDSKIASWTEPKGGYFISLDVLPGTAKRTVALAKDAGIAVTEAGASFPYRKDPDDKNIRIAPTFPPVSDLTDAIDGLATCALLAATESLLGSTAVTQGR, from the coding sequence GTGTCGTTTTTGTCCCTGGGCCCCGACGAATTGCAGGCCCAGTATGAATTGCAGCGGCAGAACTACGCCGACCTGCAGGCCAAGAAGCTGTCCCTGGACCTCACCCGCGGTAAGCCGTCGGCCCAGCAGCTCGATCTGTCGAACCCGCTGCTGAGCCTGCCCGGCGAGCAGTACCGGGACGAGGACGGTACCGACACCCGCAACTACGGCGGCCTGCACGGACTTCCCGGGCTGCGGTCGGTCTTCGGCGAACTGCTCGGCATCCCGGTGCCCAACCTGATTGCCGGCAACAACGCCAGCCTCGAGATGATGCACGACATCGTCGTGTTCTCGTTGCTGCACGGTGGCGTGGACTCGCCGCGGCCGTGGATCGAAGAACCGGTGGTGAAGTTCTTGTGCCCGGCACCGGGATACGACCGCCACTTCGCGATCACCGAGAGCTTCGGCATCGAGATGATCAGTGTCCCGATGCTCGAGGACGGCCCCGACGTCGACCTCATCGAGGAACTCGTCGCCGCCGATCCGGCGATCAAGGGCATGTGGTGCGTACCGATGTTCTCCAACCCGACCGGAACCACCTACTCCTGGGAAGTCGTCCGCAGACTGGTGCAAATGCACACCGCCGCAACGGATTTCCGGCTGTTCTGGGACAACGCCTACGCGGTGCACGTTCTGACGCTGGATTTCCCCCGGCAGGTCGACATCCTCGGCCTGGCGGAGGCGGCTGGTCATCCCAACCGGCCCTATGTGTTCGCCTCGACGTCGAAGATCACTTTCGCCGGAGCCGGGGTGAGCTTCTTCGGTGGCTCGCTGGGCAACATCGCGTGGTACCTGCAATACGCCGGGAAGAAGTCGATCGGTCCCGACAAGGTCAACCAGCTGCGGCACCTGTTGTTCTTCTCCGACGCCGACGGGGTGCGCCTGCACATGCTGCGCCATCAGCAGCTGCTCGCGCCGAAGTTCGCGCTGGCCCTGGACATCCTCGACACGCGGCTCTCGGATTCCAAGATCGCGTCCTGGACCGAACCCAAGGGCGGCTACTTCATCAGCCTCGATGTATTGCCCGGGACGGCCAAGCGCACCGTCGCGCTGGCCAAGGACGCCGGTATCGCCGTCACCGAGGCGGGCGCATCGTTCCCGTACCGAAAAGATCCGGACGACAAGAACATTCGCATCGCTCCGACGTTCCCGCCAGTGTCGGATCTGACCGACGCGATCGACGGACTGGCCACCTGTGCGTTGCTGGCGGCCACCGAGTCCCTGCTGGGGTCCACCGCTGTCACACAAGGTCGGTAG
- a CDS encoding heme-binding protein: MSIDTRRLVAALAGCGAIAAAMFGQIPSAAADPDAPPNCTAADMEGVRMGVQAATSAYLFTHPDVNAFFTSMAGLPRDQVRARVKAYMAANPQTASDITGIRQPLVDIKNRCGGQLPGSAV; encoded by the coding sequence ATGAGCATCGACACTCGCCGGCTGGTGGCTGCGCTGGCCGGATGCGGCGCGATTGCCGCCGCCATGTTCGGCCAGATCCCATCTGCGGCAGCAGATCCTGATGCGCCGCCCAACTGTACGGCCGCCGATATGGAAGGCGTGCGCATGGGTGTGCAGGCCGCGACATCGGCCTACCTGTTCACCCATCCCGACGTCAACGCCTTCTTCACGAGCATGGCCGGTTTACCGCGTGATCAGGTGCGTGCCAGGGTGAAGGCCTACATGGCCGCCAACCCGCAGACGGCGTCCGACATCACCGGCATTCGACAACCGTTGGTGGACATCAAGAATCGCTGCGGCGGTCAGCTACCCGGCTCGGCGGTTTAA
- a CDS encoding class I SAM-dependent methyltransferase, whose product MTTYRDNAANAPRKFSLAEILEILAAGGELPLKFSAYDGSSAGPADAALGLDLLTPRGTTYLATAPGDLGLARAYVAGDLEMHGVHPGDPYELLVALAQNLDFKLPPPRVLVDIVRSIGIEHLKPIAPPPQEALPRWRRFAEGLRHSKRRDADAIHHHYDVSNTFYEWVLGPSMTYTCACYPSAEATLEEAQENKYRLVFEKLRLQPGDRLLDVGCGWGSMVRYAARHGVKAIGVTLSREQAAWAQKAIAEQGLADLAEVRHCDYRDVLESGFDAVSSIGLTEHIGVANYPAYFAFLQTKLRTGGLLLNHCITRPDNKTGPSAGGFIDRYVFPDGELTGSGRIISEAQDVGLEVVHEENLRHHYAMTLRDWCRNLVEHWDEAVEEVGLATAKVWGLYMAGSRVGFETNVVQLHQVLAVKLDERGGDGGLPLRPWWSS is encoded by the coding sequence ATGACGACCTACCGTGACAACGCGGCCAACGCGCCGCGCAAGTTCAGCCTGGCCGAGATCCTGGAGATCCTCGCTGCCGGCGGCGAGCTGCCCCTGAAGTTCAGCGCCTACGACGGCAGTAGCGCAGGCCCTGCCGACGCCGCGCTGGGCCTGGACCTGCTCACGCCGCGCGGCACTACCTACCTGGCCACCGCACCCGGTGATCTGGGCTTGGCCCGCGCCTACGTCGCCGGCGATCTGGAGATGCATGGCGTGCACCCCGGCGACCCGTACGAGTTGCTCGTGGCACTTGCCCAGAATCTCGACTTCAAGCTGCCGCCGCCGCGGGTCCTGGTCGACATCGTGCGCTCTATCGGCATCGAGCACCTCAAGCCGATCGCCCCGCCGCCGCAGGAGGCGCTGCCGCGGTGGCGGCGCTTCGCCGAGGGCCTGCGCCACAGCAAGCGGCGCGACGCCGACGCCATCCACCACCACTACGACGTGTCCAACACGTTCTACGAGTGGGTGCTCGGCCCGTCGATGACCTACACCTGCGCCTGCTATCCCAGCGCCGAGGCGACGCTTGAGGAGGCTCAGGAGAACAAGTACCGCTTGGTGTTCGAGAAGCTGCGCCTGCAGCCCGGTGACCGGCTACTCGACGTCGGCTGCGGCTGGGGCAGCATGGTGCGCTACGCGGCCCGCCACGGAGTGAAAGCCATCGGGGTCACGCTGTCACGCGAGCAGGCCGCCTGGGCGCAGAAGGCAATCGCCGAACAAGGTTTGGCCGATCTGGCCGAGGTACGCCACTGCGACTACCGCGATGTGCTGGAGAGCGGTTTCGACGCGGTGTCCTCGATCGGCCTGACCGAGCACATCGGAGTGGCCAACTACCCGGCATACTTCGCGTTCCTGCAAACCAAGCTGCGCACCGGTGGTCTGCTGCTCAATCACTGCATCACCCGCCCGGACAACAAGACCGGTCCCAGCGCCGGCGGTTTTATCGACCGCTATGTCTTCCCCGACGGGGAGCTGACCGGTTCCGGGCGCATCATCTCCGAAGCCCAAGACGTGGGTCTGGAAGTGGTGCACGAGGAGAACCTGCGTCACCACTATGCGATGACGCTGCGCGACTGGTGCCGCAACCTTGTCGAACACTGGGACGAGGCCGTCGAGGAGGTCGGCCTGGCCACCGCCAAGGTGTGGGGCCTCTACATGGCCGGGTCACGAGTTGGCTTCGAAACCAATGTGGTTCAGCTGCACCAGGTGCTGGCGGTCAAACTCGACGAGCGGGGCGGCGACGGCGGGCTGCCGCTGCGTCCGTGGTGGAGCTCCTAA
- a CDS encoding NAD(P)H-dependent amine dehydrogenase family protein: MHNTSPYRVVQWTTGNVGKSSVQAIAANPTLELVGCYAWSDAKSGRDVGELVGIEPLGITATSDIDALLALKPDCVVYNPMWIDVDELVRILSAGVNVVASASFITGHNLGEGRARLEAACKSGGSTMFGSGVSPGFAELLAIVAATACDRVDKVTIQETADTTLYDSPETERPVGFDMAIDDPELQPMAAKGTAVFAEAVQLVADSLGVELDEITCVSDYAQTTEDLPMASWTIKAGHVAGVYASWQGLVNGKTVIDINVRWKKGQTLEPDWKLDGDGWKITIDGRPTVTMNVGFLPPPDLIENATSIEDFFVLGHIMTAMPPIHAIPAVVAAAPGIATYNDLNLPQARGVVPSS; encoded by the coding sequence GTGCACAACACTTCCCCCTATCGGGTCGTCCAGTGGACGACCGGCAACGTCGGCAAGAGCTCCGTCCAGGCGATCGCCGCCAATCCCACCCTCGAACTCGTGGGCTGTTATGCCTGGTCAGACGCGAAGTCTGGCCGCGATGTCGGGGAACTGGTCGGCATTGAACCGCTGGGAATCACCGCGACCAGCGACATCGACGCCCTGCTGGCGCTGAAGCCGGACTGCGTGGTCTACAACCCGATGTGGATCGATGTCGATGAGCTGGTCCGAATCTTGTCGGCCGGCGTCAACGTGGTCGCCTCAGCCTCGTTCATCACCGGACACAACCTCGGCGAAGGCCGCGCTCGCCTCGAAGCGGCGTGCAAGAGCGGCGGGTCAACGATGTTCGGCTCGGGTGTGAGCCCCGGCTTCGCCGAACTGCTGGCGATCGTCGCCGCCACCGCCTGCGATCGCGTCGACAAAGTCACCATCCAAGAAACGGCGGACACCACCCTGTACGACTCCCCCGAGACCGAGCGTCCGGTCGGATTCGATATGGCGATCGACGATCCCGAACTGCAGCCGATGGCCGCCAAGGGCACAGCCGTCTTCGCCGAGGCCGTGCAATTGGTCGCCGACTCGCTCGGCGTCGAGCTGGACGAGATCACCTGCGTGTCCGACTACGCCCAGACCACCGAGGATCTGCCGATGGCGTCGTGGACCATCAAGGCCGGCCACGTGGCCGGTGTCTACGCCAGCTGGCAGGGCTTGGTCAACGGCAAGACCGTCATCGACATCAATGTGCGATGGAAGAAGGGCCAGACCCTGGAGCCGGATTGGAAACTCGACGGTGACGGCTGGAAGATCACCATCGACGGGCGTCCGACAGTGACCATGAACGTCGGCTTCCTGCCGCCGCCCGATCTCATCGAGAACGCCACCTCGATCGAGGACTTCTTCGTCCTCGGCCACATCATGACCGCGATGCCACCGATCCACGCCATCCCCGCTGTCGTCGCGGCGGCGCCGGGAATCGCGACCTACAACGACCTCAACCTGCCCCAGGCCCGCGGCGTGGTGCCGTCGAGTTAG
- a CDS encoding DNA polymerase III subunits gamma/tau, which produces MALYRKYRPATFAEVVGQEHVTEPLSTALSAHRINHAYLFSGPRGCGKTSSARILARSLNCEQGPTPTPCGVCGSCVALAPNGGGSVDVTELDAASHGGVDDTRELRDRAFYAPAQSRYRIFIIDEAHMVTNAGFNALLKIVEEPPEHLIFVFATTEPEKVLPTIRSRTHHYPFRLLAPKTMRALIEKIVASESVEVDDAVYPLVIRAGGGSPRDTLSVLDQLLAGAEGNHVAYQRALALLGATDVALIDDAVDALAAGDAASLFGAVESVIDAGHDPRRFAIDLLERFRDLIVLQAVPDAASRGVVDAPDDILDRMRDQATRVGPATLTRYAEVVHAGLGEMRGATAPRLLLEVVCARLLLPSASDTESALLQRIERIETRMDISIPAGEAAMSSGAPAAAPVKQYVRKTQAAPAAAQPTPEPVAAPEPVASPEPVARPEPVARPEPVARPAAVVEAPKAEPVVEAPRIAPAPPAAPEPPKPAPEPAAPPAAAVGEPGAAAVRSMWPTVREKVRDRSKPLYAMLDAAIVRAVDGDTLVLGHPSAPLAKRLGEQRNADVIRDALKDALGVDWRVRCEVGVGQPVQEAEPLPPEPEPDPVDAQRAEEDSMIAEVGRDDAAPRRDPEEVALELLQSELGARKIDG; this is translated from the coding sequence GTGGCGCTCTACCGCAAGTATCGGCCGGCAACTTTTGCCGAGGTGGTGGGCCAGGAGCACGTCACTGAACCGCTGTCGACCGCGTTGTCGGCGCATCGGATCAACCACGCGTATCTGTTCTCCGGTCCGCGCGGCTGCGGTAAGACATCCTCCGCGCGCATCCTCGCCCGTTCGCTGAACTGCGAGCAGGGCCCGACGCCAACCCCGTGCGGGGTGTGCGGCTCGTGCGTGGCACTGGCCCCCAACGGCGGCGGCAGCGTGGACGTCACCGAACTCGACGCCGCCAGCCACGGCGGTGTGGACGACACTCGCGAACTGCGTGACCGGGCGTTCTACGCGCCCGCGCAATCGCGCTACCGCATCTTCATCATCGATGAAGCGCACATGGTCACCAACGCCGGCTTCAACGCGCTGCTCAAGATCGTCGAGGAGCCACCCGAGCATCTGATTTTCGTGTTCGCCACCACCGAGCCGGAGAAGGTGCTGCCGACGATCCGGTCGCGGACCCACCATTACCCGTTCCGGCTGCTGGCGCCGAAGACCATGCGCGCGTTGATCGAGAAGATCGTCGCCTCGGAGAGCGTCGAGGTCGACGATGCGGTGTATCCGCTGGTGATCCGCGCCGGTGGCGGCTCGCCCCGTGACACCTTGAGCGTCCTCGACCAGCTGCTCGCCGGTGCGGAGGGCAATCATGTCGCCTACCAGCGCGCCCTGGCGCTGCTGGGTGCCACCGATGTCGCCCTGATCGACGACGCGGTGGACGCGTTGGCCGCCGGCGACGCCGCCTCGCTGTTCGGCGCCGTGGAGTCGGTGATCGACGCCGGTCACGATCCGCGTCGGTTCGCCATCGACCTGCTCGAACGGTTCCGGGATTTGATTGTGCTGCAAGCAGTTCCGGATGCTGCCAGCCGAGGCGTCGTCGATGCGCCCGATGACATCCTGGACCGGATGCGTGACCAGGCCACTCGCGTCGGCCCCGCGACGCTGACGCGCTACGCCGAGGTGGTGCACGCCGGCCTGGGGGAGATGCGCGGTGCGACGGCTCCACGACTGTTGCTGGAGGTGGTGTGCGCCCGGTTGTTGCTGCCGTCGGCCAGCGACACCGAGTCAGCACTGTTGCAGCGCATCGAACGCATCGAGACCCGGATGGACATCTCGATACCCGCCGGCGAGGCCGCGATGAGTTCCGGCGCGCCGGCGGCCGCGCCGGTCAAGCAATACGTACGCAAGACGCAGGCGGCACCGGCCGCTGCGCAGCCCACGCCCGAGCCGGTTGCGGCGCCCGAGCCCGTCGCTTCACCGGAGCCCGTTGCCAGGCCCGAACCCGTTGCGAGGCCCGAACCCGTTGCCCGGCCTGCCGCGGTCGTCGAGGCGCCGAAAGCGGAGCCGGTCGTTGAAGCGCCCAGGATCGCGCCGGCGCCGCCGGCGGCACCAGAGCCCCCGAAGCCGGCACCCGAGCCCGCCGCGCCACCTGCTGCTGCCGTGGGGGAGCCCGGCGCGGCGGCCGTGCGCAGCATGTGGCCGACGGTGCGGGAGAAAGTCCGTGATCGCAGTAAGCCTCTCTACGCCATGTTGGATGCCGCGATCGTTCGGGCAGTCGATGGTGACACCTTGGTGCTGGGACACCCGTCGGCGCCACTGGCCAAGCGGCTGGGTGAGCAGCGCAACGCCGACGTGATTCGTGATGCCCTCAAGGACGCGCTCGGCGTGGACTGGCGGGTGCGCTGCGAGGTTGGCGTCGGCCAGCCGGTTCAGGAGGCCGAGCCGCTGCCGCCGGAGCCCGAGCCGGACCCGGTGGATGCGCAGCGCGCCGAAGAGGACAGCATGATCGCCGAGGTTGGTCGCGACGACGCTGCGCCGCGGCGCGATCCCGAGGAAGTTGCCCTCGAGCTGTTGCAAAGCGAATTGGGCGCCCGCAAGATCGACGGCTGA
- a CDS encoding FAD-binding oxidoreductase translates to MPVSTALTAHSEGVDRLLASYHAIPTNASIRLAKPTSNLFRARAKRTAPGLDVSGLTGVISVDQAAKTADVAGMCTYEDLVAATLPYGLSPLVVPQLKTITLGGAVTGLGIESASFRNGLPHESVIEMDILTGSGEVITASREQHQDLFRSFPNSYGTLGYSVRLRIELESVKPFVTLKHLRFHTLADLIAAMDRIIETGGYQGVRVDYLDGVVFSADESYLCLGMQTATAGTVSDYTGQDIYYRSIQHPDGVKDDRLTIHDYLWRWDTDWFWCSRAFGAQNPKLRRFWPRRYRRSSFYWKLIGYDQKYNIADRIEALGGRPPLERVVQDVEVPIERTEEFLNWFLTDVPIEPVWLCPLRLHDAGGWPLYPLRAGHTYVNIGFWSSVPAGPTPGHTNRLIEEKISDLDGHKSLYSDAFYSREEFDELYGGETYNTVKKTYDPDSRLLDLYAKAVQRQ, encoded by the coding sequence GTGCCTGTTTCCACAGCACTGACAGCTCACTCCGAAGGCGTGGACCGGCTCCTGGCGAGCTACCACGCCATTCCTACGAACGCCTCGATACGCCTGGCCAAACCCACGTCCAATTTGTTCCGCGCCCGCGCCAAACGCACCGCCCCAGGCCTGGACGTCTCCGGTCTGACGGGCGTGATCTCCGTCGACCAAGCCGCCAAGACCGCCGACGTTGCCGGTATGTGCACCTACGAAGACCTGGTCGCCGCGACCTTGCCCTACGGCCTGTCGCCGTTGGTGGTCCCGCAGCTCAAGACGATCACCCTGGGTGGCGCAGTCACCGGACTGGGGATCGAGTCCGCCTCATTCCGCAACGGCTTGCCGCACGAATCGGTCATCGAGATGGACATTCTCACCGGGTCCGGCGAAGTGATCACAGCCAGCCGCGAACAGCACCAGGACCTGTTTCGAAGCTTCCCCAATTCCTATGGCACGCTCGGCTATTCGGTGCGACTGCGGATCGAGCTGGAATCGGTCAAGCCGTTCGTGACGCTCAAGCACCTGAGATTTCACACGTTGGCCGACCTGATCGCCGCGATGGACCGCATCATCGAGACCGGTGGATACCAAGGAGTCCGGGTCGATTACCTCGACGGCGTGGTGTTCAGCGCCGACGAGAGCTACTTGTGCCTGGGCATGCAGACCGCAACCGCCGGAACGGTCAGCGACTACACCGGTCAGGACATCTATTACCGATCCATCCAGCACCCCGACGGGGTGAAGGACGATCGTCTGACCATCCACGACTACCTGTGGCGCTGGGACACCGACTGGTTCTGGTGCTCGCGGGCGTTCGGCGCGCAGAACCCGAAACTTCGCCGGTTCTGGCCACGGCGCTACCGGCGCAGCAGCTTCTACTGGAAGCTGATCGGCTACGACCAGAAGTACAACATCGCCGACCGGATCGAGGCCCTGGGCGGCCGGCCGCCCCTGGAACGGGTGGTCCAGGACGTCGAAGTGCCGATCGAACGCACCGAAGAGTTCCTGAACTGGTTCTTGACCGACGTCCCCATCGAACCGGTCTGGCTGTGCCCGCTACGACTACACGACGCGGGGGGCTGGCCGCTGTACCCGCTGCGGGCCGGGCACACCTATGTGAACATCGGATTCTGGTCATCAGTCCCGGCCGGGCCGACACCCGGCCACACCAATCGGCTCATCGAGGAGAAGATCAGTGATCTCGACGGCCACAAATCGCTGTATTCCGACGCGTTCTACAGCCGTGAAGAATTTGACGAACTCTACGGCGGCGAAACGTATAACACCGTAAAGAAGACCTACGACCCCGATTCACGGCTGCTCGACCTCTACGCAAAGGCGGTGCAACGACAATGA
- a CDS encoding SRPBCC family protein yields the protein MGQVSAASTILIDAEPATVLAAIADYQGVRPKILSPQYSEYQVLQGGQGQGTVAKWKLQATKSRVREVQVAVDVAGHTVIEKDANSSMVINWTVAPAGPGSSVTVKTTWNGAGGIGGFFEKTFAPLGLRRIQDEVLANLKKAIESK from the coding sequence ATGGGACAGGTCAGCGCCGCAAGCACGATCTTGATCGACGCCGAACCCGCGACCGTGCTCGCCGCGATCGCCGACTACCAGGGCGTGCGCCCGAAGATCTTGTCGCCGCAGTACAGCGAGTATCAGGTGCTGCAGGGTGGCCAGGGTCAGGGCACTGTCGCCAAGTGGAAGCTGCAGGCCACCAAGTCGCGGGTGCGTGAGGTGCAGGTCGCCGTTGACGTCGCCGGTCACACCGTCATCGAGAAGGACGCGAACTCGTCGATGGTGATCAACTGGACCGTCGCACCGGCCGGCCCCGGCTCCAGCGTCACCGTCAAGACCACCTGGAACGGTGCGGGCGGCATCGGGGGCTTCTTCGAGAAGACCTTCGCGCCGCTGGGGCTGCGCCGGATTCAGGACGAGGTGCTGGCCAACCTGAAGAAGGCCATCGAGAGCAAGTAG
- a CDS encoding alpha/beta hydrolase family protein: protein MTSALSTASLTLSNPITINQSLSIVDGIYNGSTGATTTSTNPLTYTLISGPSAGGKVTFSSSNDTNYVLGNFSYLPNQSILASGSETFKVLVAEKTQFDKIVEGIPLLGGLAGQVILVLHQTPILGGLLAPIIGYSQVVTFAPNPSADNPLGNPLAFTYKMPSFDGTLISLNWFPASTVGANGVPAGDVAPTILNGPGLATAGQTDPYTPYGISGLTPGVQSLRNDGYNVVTWDPRGEFNSGGILQLDSPAFEGRDVTAMINWIATQPTSDLNGPNDPKVGMVGGSYGGGIQLTSAGTDSRIDAIVPGIAWNSLNQALYPSGAFKTSYSTLLLLDLVLSNARINNQIYLGVISGLLTGFLSNTAQAVLASSGPDFVVGNISAPTLFLQGTIDVLFTLQQAIQNAEALKPGVPAQMIWSCTGHGVCLTPDTTGTRNLDATLNWLDKYVKGKVVPAAPNFQYTDQFGNWFSSNDLPTAGSAFFGSNFTAASGASGGTLGIVPIVGGSGPAPQASIPYSLGLASKASNAINVKLNLTGLDQTVGAPTLTFDYQGLGTSRFVYAQLVDNNTGLVVGNLVTPVPVTLDGRTHSVTFNMENIVYTSDDPVTPGDLTLQITSSATAYENFTAFGVINISNIGLTLQTPATVTPEP from the coding sequence GTGACGTCGGCGTTGTCCACGGCGTCGCTGACGCTCAGCAACCCCATCACCATCAACCAGTCGCTGAGCATTGTTGACGGCATCTACAACGGCAGCACCGGGGCGACGACAACGTCGACCAACCCGCTCACCTACACCTTGATCAGTGGTCCGAGTGCTGGCGGCAAGGTCACCTTCTCGAGCTCGAACGACACCAACTATGTGCTCGGCAATTTCAGCTACCTGCCGAATCAGTCGATCCTTGCCTCGGGCAGCGAGACGTTCAAGGTCCTGGTGGCCGAGAAGACCCAGTTCGACAAGATCGTCGAAGGGATCCCGCTCCTGGGCGGCCTCGCTGGACAGGTGATCCTCGTCCTGCACCAGACCCCGATCCTCGGTGGCCTGCTGGCCCCTATCATCGGCTACTCGCAGGTCGTTACGTTCGCGCCGAATCCGTCGGCCGACAACCCGCTCGGCAACCCGCTGGCGTTCACGTACAAGATGCCGTCGTTCGACGGCACACTGATCAGCCTCAACTGGTTCCCGGCATCGACGGTGGGCGCCAACGGAGTTCCGGCCGGTGACGTGGCACCGACCATCCTCAACGGCCCGGGCTTGGCCACCGCCGGTCAGACTGATCCGTACACGCCGTACGGGATCAGCGGACTCACTCCCGGTGTGCAATCGCTGCGCAACGACGGCTATAACGTCGTCACCTGGGATCCGCGCGGCGAGTTCAACTCCGGCGGCATCCTGCAGCTCGACAGCCCGGCTTTCGAGGGTCGCGATGTCACCGCGATGATCAATTGGATTGCGACGCAACCCACATCAGATCTCAACGGGCCCAACGATCCTAAGGTCGGCATGGTCGGCGGCTCCTATGGCGGTGGCATTCAGCTGACGTCCGCGGGCACCGATTCCCGCATCGACGCCATCGTGCCTGGCATCGCGTGGAACTCGCTGAACCAAGCGCTCTACCCCAGCGGCGCGTTCAAGACCTCCTACTCGACCTTGTTGTTACTGGATCTGGTCCTGAGCAACGCGCGCATCAACAACCAGATCTACCTGGGCGTCATCAGCGGCTTGCTGACCGGCTTCCTCAGTAACACCGCGCAAGCCGTGTTGGCTAGCAGCGGGCCCGATTTCGTGGTCGGGAACATCAGCGCGCCAACGCTCTTCCTGCAGGGCACGATCGACGTGCTGTTCACCCTGCAGCAAGCCATCCAGAACGCGGAGGCGTTGAAGCCGGGCGTGCCCGCCCAGATGATCTGGTCCTGCACCGGCCACGGGGTCTGCCTGACCCCCGACACCACCGGTACCCGCAACCTGGATGCGACCCTGAACTGGCTCGACAAGTACGTCAAGGGCAAGGTGGTGCCGGCGGCGCCGAACTTCCAGTACACCGACCAGTTCGGGAACTGGTTCTCCTCCAACGATCTGCCGACCGCGGGCAGCGCGTTCTTCGGTTCGAATTTCACCGCCGCCAGTGGGGCATCGGGTGGAACATTGGGCATCGTTCCGATCGTCGGCGGCTCCGGCCCGGCTCCGCAGGCCTCGATTCCGTATTCGCTGGGGTTGGCGTCGAAGGCCAGCAATGCGATCAACGTCAAGCTGAATTTGACCGGGCTGGATCAGACGGTTGGGGCGCCGACGCTGACCTTCGACTACCAGGGCCTGGGGACCAGCCGCTTCGTCTACGCGCAGTTGGTGGACAACAACACCGGCCTAGTGGTGGGCAACCTCGTCACGCCGGTACCGGTGACCCTGGACGGGCGCACGCACAGCGTGACGTTCAACATGGAGAACATCGTCTACACCTCGGATGATCCGGTCACCCCGGGTGATCTGACGCTGCAGATCACCAGTTCGGCCACGGCGTACGAGAACTTCACCGCGTTCGGTGTCATAAACATCTCCAACATCGGCCTGACACTGCAGACGCCGGCCACCGTCACCCCGGAGCCGTAG
- a CDS encoding cutinase family protein, with protein sequence MQNSHAARIFAAAFLMTAAHLASVPTPVARADNCADIQVVYARGTDTIPPVDQVGQALVNALSARLPGKSLAIYGINYPANLDLAGGSTTGATDGWVHVQNLVAACPNTRVVLGGYSQGADVIDLLTTTAGAAFGTPTPMPDAVAGHIAAVVVFGNPSRKVGGGPLPTRSVLYGSKAVDVCLTGDPICSNGTDLTAHGRYVSSGLVAQAAQFAAGRLTSSAG encoded by the coding sequence GTGCAGAACAGCCACGCCGCACGGATTTTTGCTGCTGCGTTCCTCATGACCGCTGCACATCTGGCGTCCGTACCAACACCGGTCGCACGTGCCGACAACTGCGCCGATATCCAGGTCGTCTACGCGCGGGGAACCGACACAATTCCGCCGGTCGACCAGGTCGGGCAGGCTCTGGTCAACGCGTTGAGTGCACGACTGCCAGGCAAGTCCCTGGCCATCTATGGCATCAATTACCCGGCCAATCTGGATCTCGCCGGCGGGTCCACCACCGGTGCCACCGACGGGTGGGTGCATGTCCAGAACCTGGTGGCCGCATGTCCGAATACCCGAGTGGTACTCGGCGGGTATTCACAGGGTGCTGACGTCATCGACCTGCTCACCACCACGGCGGGCGCCGCGTTCGGCACCCCCACCCCGATGCCCGATGCCGTCGCAGGCCACATAGCGGCGGTCGTGGTCTTCGGTAACCCGTCGAGAAAGGTCGGCGGCGGACCGCTGCCGACCCGAAGCGTTCTCTACGGCTCCAAGGCCGTCGATGTCTGCCTGACCGGCGACCCGATCTGTTCGAACGGGACGGACCTGACCGCTCACGGCAGGTACGTCAGTTCTGGGCTGGTGGCCCAGGCTGCGCAGTTCGCGGCCGGCCGGCTGACATCGAGCGCCGGCTGA